From the uncultured Fibrobacter sp. genome, one window contains:
- a CDS encoding lysoplasmalogenase family protein, whose amino-acid sequence MKKEKIIGLLFAFAAILTASFLVMDWLVFYRCGAVEQCLMDGHGYQDVAKFATTAVMTIIVLLIGRSGFCTRDRRLLQAGFLLSLCADFCFKILHDNLTGVCLFMVVQTLYIIRHTRKSDVDKHFPKILYIPLGTMLLMALLYWVGVFEKLMPPIMISYSIFIACSALVAWLTPRIGYYPATNAKCIKWGMVLFACCDICVGLSGLVSVDHSVQEIVATVTHNFVWIFYVPALALLALSGYKQKA is encoded by the coding sequence ATGAAGAAGGAAAAAATCATCGGTTTGCTTTTTGCCTTCGCTGCAATTCTTACAGCGTCTTTCCTGGTGATGGACTGGCTCGTTTTTTACCGCTGTGGTGCGGTTGAACAGTGTCTTATGGATGGGCACGGTTATCAGGACGTTGCGAAGTTTGCCACCACAGCCGTCATGACAATTATCGTTTTGCTTATCGGTCGTAGTGGATTTTGTACAAGGGATAGACGCCTTTTGCAGGCGGGCTTTTTGTTGTCTTTGTGTGCGGATTTTTGCTTTAAAATTTTGCATGACAATTTGACTGGTGTTTGTTTGTTTATGGTTGTACAGACATTGTATATCATTCGTCATACACGCAAGAGTGATGTGGATAAACATTTTCCCAAGATTCTGTACATTCCGCTCGGTACGATGCTCCTCATGGCGTTGCTTTACTGGGTTGGTGTTTTCGAGAAGCTGATGCCTCCGATTATGATATCTTATAGCATATTTATCGCATGTTCCGCCCTTGTAGCGTGGCTAACTCCTAGAATCGGTTATTACCCTGCGACGAATGCGAAGTGTATCAAGTGGGGAATGGTCCTGTTTGCTTGCTGCGATATATGTGTGGGGTTGTCGGGCTTGGTCTCGGTAGACCACAGCGTTCAAGAAATTGTCGCTACCGTGACGCATAACTTCGTTTGGATCTTCTATGTCCCGGCGCTTGCCCTGCTTGCCCTTAGCGGATATAAGCAAAAAGCGTAA
- the frr gene encoding ribosome recycling factor, with protein MAEYTEKMDKAIEATEREFSKIRAGQASPAILNDVRIDYYGTPTPISQVAKVSVPEPRMLLVSPWEKTMVDPIEKAILAANIGLTPMKDGNCIRVSLPILTTERRQELAKLARKHAEEGRVAIRNIRRDANDALKKNKELPEDEVKKQQDEVQKATDKAIAEIDRLLAEKEADILKV; from the coding sequence ATGGCTGAATATACAGAAAAAATGGACAAGGCCATCGAGGCCACCGAACGTGAATTTTCCAAGATCCGTGCCGGCCAGGCATCGCCCGCCATCCTCAACGATGTGCGCATCGACTACTACGGCACGCCCACCCCGATTTCACAGGTGGCAAAAGTTTCTGTTCCCGAACCGCGCATGTTGCTCGTCTCCCCATGGGAAAAGACCATGGTCGACCCGATCGAGAAGGCAATTCTCGCCGCAAACATCGGCCTTACCCCGATGAAAGATGGTAACTGCATCCGCGTGTCGCTCCCGATTCTTACGACTGAACGCCGTCAGGAACTTGCAAAGCTCGCCCGCAAGCATGCCGAAGAAGGCCGCGTGGCTATCCGCAACATCCGCCGCGATGCCAACGACGCTCTCAAGAAGAACAAGGAACTGCCGGAAGACGAAGTCAAGAAGCAACAGGACGAAGTCCAAAAGGCAACCGACAAGGCTATCGCCGAAATCGATCGTCTGCTTGCCGAAAAGGAAGCGGACATCCTCAAGGTGTAG
- a CDS encoding SUMF1/EgtB/PvdO family nonheme iron enzyme: MRVYSLYVLAASLCAACVFSGCSESSESDVSAPELGLSSSAGDTENPEGKSSDPQDSTGSSVSKTSPDDSSPSSAANSNDSSKPSSTDKVSNSANSSGGTSATPGADATSSGGATQTTSSSTTPFTYVAPASFADTVNGVVFNMVYVPGGTYTRGCDNCAEQDKIYETPSHKVTVSDYHIAPTEVTIAQWNAVMGGKKNAWESEKAPKIGVSWFDANGFACKLGQLTGHQYRLLTDAEWEFAARGGKDGVADKFKFSGSNTADDVAWYSENSGGKAHDVATKNPNKLGLYDMSGNSWEWVYDWLVGYTSGDKVDPVQLTGSGNKTRRGGSYGEPAEFARVSRRAIRSRDGAADMGFRIGMSSELRPGMVSPCEAANPAAAACQGDKNRDCRLITAADEAWISDDYTVVIADDGNAAVSGFPNVSGQWYTLNNRSFNVVTKSGTKTYAYYVFSQDEMTMISDDGIPYRLYRRAMSEAKNKVTLTSASNPKTLAELIAAVEPERLVTDEQLMHPDTSVRDPRIAAESGYTWFFDGRCCGGNHKYRFHLDKSGDAEFVVMDYDDTHHENILAKGRWFTVGNIGLHIVLNGKYFNYLYTSGKRDMGYSEYMPAGPIFCHISFQSYERGDFRIFNKTVFDDKIKRPRGFNGENPVYEAGEYQWGS, from the coding sequence ATGCGGGTATATTCTTTATACGTCCTGGCTGCGTCCTTGTGCGCAGCCTGTGTTTTTTCGGGGTGCTCGGAATCGTCGGAAAGCGACGTTTCTGCACCGGAGCTCGGTTTATCGTCCAGCGCGGGCGATACAGAAAATCCCGAAGGCAAGTCCTCGGATCCTCAGGATTCTACAGGGTCTTCAGTCAGCAAGACATCTCCGGATGACTCTTCGCCTAGTTCTGCTGCGAATTCAAATGATTCCAGCAAGCCAAGCAGTACAGATAAAGTAAGCAATTCGGCAAATAGTTCCGGAGGCACTTCTGCTACGCCTGGTGCCGATGCGACTTCGAGTGGTGGCGCCACTCAAACGACTTCGTCCAGTACAACCCCATTCACTTACGTGGCACCGGCCAGCTTTGCCGATACGGTGAACGGAGTCGTATTCAATATGGTGTACGTGCCGGGGGGCACATACACGCGCGGCTGCGACAACTGCGCCGAACAAGACAAGATTTACGAGACCCCTTCGCACAAGGTGACGGTCAGCGATTATCACATTGCGCCGACCGAAGTGACCATTGCGCAGTGGAACGCCGTGATGGGCGGCAAGAAAAACGCTTGGGAATCGGAAAAGGCGCCTAAAATTGGCGTGAGCTGGTTCGATGCAAACGGTTTCGCCTGCAAGCTAGGCCAACTTACGGGGCATCAATACCGGCTGTTGACGGATGCCGAATGGGAGTTCGCTGCACGTGGCGGCAAGGACGGTGTCGCCGACAAGTTCAAGTTCTCGGGCAGCAACACGGCCGATGATGTGGCATGGTATTCCGAGAACAGCGGAGGTAAGGCGCACGACGTGGCCACCAAGAATCCGAACAAACTCGGGCTCTATGATATGAGTGGAAATTCCTGGGAATGGGTGTACGACTGGCTCGTGGGCTATACCTCGGGCGACAAAGTGGACCCCGTTCAACTTACCGGATCGGGCAACAAGACACGCCGCGGCGGCAGCTACGGCGAACCTGCTGAATTTGCCCGCGTAAGCCGCCGCGCCATCCGCAGCCGCGATGGCGCCGCCGACATGGGCTTTAGAATCGGCATGTCTAGCGAACTTCGGCCAGGGATGGTCAGCCCCTGCGAGGCGGCAAACCCTGCTGCGGCAGCTTGTCAGGGCGACAAAAACCGTGATTGCCGCCTGATTACCGCTGCAGACGAAGCTTGGATTAGCGACGATTACACCGTAGTCATCGCCGATGACGGCAATGCGGCCGTCTCCGGCTTCCCGAACGTTTCGGGCCAGTGGTACACGCTCAACAACCGCAGTTTCAACGTGGTCACCAAGAGCGGCACCAAGACATACGCATACTATGTGTTCAGTCAGGACGAAATGACGATGATTAGCGACGATGGCATTCCATACCGCCTGTACCGTCGCGCCATGAGCGAAGCGAAGAACAAGGTGACGCTCACGTCGGCCTCCAATCCAAAAACTTTGGCCGAACTGATTGCAGCCGTGGAACCCGAACGCCTCGTGACCGACGAACAACTCATGCACCCCGACACAAGCGTACGCGACCCGCGTATTGCCGCCGAAAGCGGATACACGTGGTTCTTCGACGGCCGTTGCTGCGGCGGTAACCACAAGTACCGTTTCCACTTGGACAAGAGCGGCGATGCTGAATTCGTGGTGATGGATTATGACGACACCCACCATGAGAACATTCTTGCGAAGGGCCGCTGGTTCACCGTGGGCAACATCGGGCTCCACATCGTTTTGAACGGCAAATATTTCAACTACCTCTACACCTCGGGCAAGCGCGACATGGGCTACAGCGAGTACATGCCGGCAGGGCCGATTTTCTGCCACATCTCGTTCCAGAGCTACGAACGCGGGGACTTCCGCATTTTCAACAAGACCGTGTTTGACGACAAAATCAAGCGCCCGCGTGGGTTCAACGGGGAAAACCCTGTTTACGAAGCGGGCGAATACCAGTGGGGCTCGTAA
- a CDS encoding histidine phosphatase family protein yields MRKSMFGASRAFPAATALAFSALFALLAACDDSSSSTSAGEENPPTSSESSVQPESAADPAESANSTGSAESTDSKPADSASSPSTESSSSAATSHGHATSHSHKTTSSANGEPASSADQKSSPSMSSPASSSTPAPSSAAPTTVVKLDKDGFATVADVYHSLAPTEKAVFIIRHSEREDAVTIETELTANGIKMAQDLGATLKSDEEFSYITSGFVRTNETANNISKGRGEASLPKLITNYDITGNWFLKITADELAQYGTNLGMRGGSVELMSHWAYGEPYADALYELEPRAQEFMQTVILKNLSKWKRVSIMVSHDILVMPLAVFGSEKKVALKYYEDYHWINYIAGLAIIADEQNNLRYIPVKGAESGVIDYLAIYMEEYNKKK; encoded by the coding sequence ATGCGCAAATCCATGTTCGGCGCATCCCGTGCATTCCCGGCAGCCACAGCGCTTGCATTCTCGGCGCTGTTTGCTTTGCTCGCCGCTTGTGACGATTCTTCGTCGTCTACTTCTGCAGGCGAAGAAAATCCGCCAACCTCTTCTGAATCTTCTGTCCAGCCGGAATCCGCGGCCGATCCGGCTGAATCTGCCAATTCAACCGGTTCAGCGGAATCAACTGACTCAAAACCTGCCGATTCAGCCAGTTCTCCGTCTACGGAGTCGAGCTCTTCGGCAGCTACATCGCATGGCCACGCTACATCGCATAGCCACAAAACGACTTCGTCGGCAAACGGGGAACCGGCTTCTTCCGCAGATCAAAAATCAAGCCCGTCAATGTCGTCGCCGGCATCTTCGTCCACACCGGCTCCTTCGTCTGCGGCGCCTACCACAGTAGTTAAACTCGACAAGGATGGCTTTGCGACGGTAGCCGATGTGTACCATAGCCTCGCCCCCACGGAAAAGGCCGTATTCATCATCCGCCATTCCGAACGCGAGGACGCCGTAACCATCGAAACGGAACTCACCGCGAACGGCATCAAGATGGCGCAAGATTTGGGTGCAACGCTCAAGAGCGACGAGGAATTCAGCTACATCACCTCGGGATTTGTGCGCACAAACGAAACCGCGAACAACATTTCGAAAGGGCGCGGGGAAGCTAGCCTTCCGAAACTCATCACGAATTACGACATTACGGGCAACTGGTTCCTGAAAATCACGGCCGATGAACTCGCCCAATACGGAACCAATCTCGGAATGAGGGGTGGCTCCGTGGAACTCATGTCGCACTGGGCGTATGGCGAGCCGTATGCCGATGCACTCTATGAACTGGAGCCGCGCGCACAGGAATTTATGCAAACCGTCATCCTCAAGAACCTATCCAAATGGAAGCGCGTGAGCATCATGGTCTCGCACGACATCTTGGTGATGCCGCTTGCCGTGTTCGGCTCCGAGAAAAAGGTCGCCCTCAAGTATTACGAAGACTATCACTGGATAAACTATATCGCAGGCCTTGCCATTATCGCAGACGAACAGAACAACCTGCGCTACATTCCCGTTAAAGGGGCCGAGTCGGGCGTCATCGACTACCTCGCGATATATATGGAAGAATACAACAAGAAAAAGTAG
- a CDS encoding isoprenyl transferase, with amino-acid sequence MANQLRHVAIIMDGNGRWARSRGLERFLGHRKGTQATIDAVEVGVNLKLEHMTLYVFSSENWGRPSKEVDYLMNLLIEMVVKEIPDLMEKNVKLKVIGNMERLPEKPRASLQSAIDKTAGNTGMQLNLAISYGGRQEIVDATRSIAEQVAAGTLRPEDIDENLFAKNLYLKGAPDPDLVIRTGGEFRLSNYLLWQAAYSEFYVTETLWPDFTQDEFLKAVEFYKTRQRRFGKVLDE; translated from the coding sequence GTGGCAAATCAGCTTAGACATGTCGCCATCATCATGGACGGCAATGGGCGTTGGGCCCGCAGCCGCGGTCTTGAGCGATTCCTGGGCCACCGCAAGGGGACCCAGGCGACAATCGACGCGGTAGAAGTCGGCGTGAATTTGAAACTGGAGCACATGACGCTCTATGTATTCAGTTCCGAGAACTGGGGCCGCCCTTCCAAGGAAGTGGATTACCTGATGAACCTCCTTATAGAAATGGTGGTAAAGGAAATCCCCGACCTCATGGAAAAGAACGTGAAGCTCAAGGTCATCGGCAATATGGAACGCCTCCCCGAAAAGCCGCGTGCATCTCTCCAGTCTGCTATAGACAAGACCGCAGGTAATACGGGCATGCAACTGAACCTCGCCATTTCTTATGGTGGCAGGCAAGAAATTGTAGATGCAACAAGATCTATCGCAGAACAGGTTGCAGCAGGGACGCTCCGCCCCGAAGACATTGACGAAAACTTGTTTGCAAAAAACTTGTACCTGAAAGGCGCTCCCGACCCGGATTTGGTCATCCGCACGGGTGGAGAGTTCAGGCTTTCGAACTACCTACTTTGGCAGGCGGCCTACAGCGAATTTTATGTAACCGAAACGCTGTGGCCTGATTTTACTCAAGACGAATTTTTGAAGGCTGTCGAGTTCTACAAAACCCGCCAGCGTAGATTTGGGAAGGTTCTTGATGAATAA
- a CDS encoding FISUMP domain-containing protein, translating to MGILKSFCKALPLAVLVGSVSFAFAEDECKDASFGKMVRTNNKYIVCDPELNAWRDASMTEASIQKSCTKKNLNEKVSLKNISLVCSDDGWEGTFVDSRDNRKYAVTVIDQQIWMKENLDYEKMFGINCKQCDGYHIYDFGDAQKVCPKGWRLPSIDEWDFISKNGGIMNVATTGAFWSSTKVKESTAIKQGYAADIRWKWVDGEVDKVQKFFVLQQPLPRKNGYPVRCMTDK from the coding sequence ATGGGTATTCTCAAAAGTTTTTGCAAGGCCTTGCCCTTGGCCGTGCTGGTTGGTTCTGTATCGTTTGCTTTCGCCGAAGACGAATGTAAGGATGCAAGTTTTGGCAAGATGGTACGAACGAACAACAAGTACATCGTGTGCGATCCGGAATTGAATGCTTGGCGTGATGCGTCAATGACGGAAGCCTCCATCCAGAAATCATGTACGAAAAAGAATCTGAATGAAAAGGTCTCTCTCAAGAATATTTCTCTGGTGTGTTCGGATGACGGCTGGGAAGGTACTTTCGTGGATAGCCGCGACAACCGCAAGTACGCAGTCACGGTTATTGACCAACAGATTTGGATGAAGGAAAACTTGGATTACGAGAAGATGTTCGGCATCAACTGCAAACAGTGCGATGGCTACCACATTTACGACTTTGGCGATGCCCAGAAGGTTTGCCCGAAGGGTTGGCGCCTCCCGAGCATTGATGAATGGGATTTTATCTCGAAGAACGGCGGAATCATGAACGTTGCAACCACTGGTGCGTTCTGGAGCTCTACGAAAGTCAAGGAATCTACCGCTATCAAGCAAGGCTATGCCGCCGACATCCGCTGGAAATGGGTGGATGGCGAGGTCGACAAGGTGCAGAAGTTCTTCGTGCTGCAGCAACCGCTCCCGCGTAAAAACGGTTACCCTGTGCGTTGCATGACGGACAAGTAA
- a CDS encoding GTP-binding protein — MSQPIRNIAILAHVDAGKTTLSERILFAAGEVRRPGRVEDGLATMDYMPEEKERGITIESGVAHFEWKDSWFNFIDTPGHVDFGAEVDMALSAVEGAVLVVSAASGVETQTIAAFKKLREAGVRTILFVNKLDNPDYSLDDTLINIEEILGVRPVLMTLPQYENGRMTGVLDVLSQSRLTHSDIGEEVVDDGWNVEDGWDGSRELKQHYAEAVEFASNFDDEILKLAMDGKRVPPKMLLRGLKALANSDDYALCYAGSAMEGFGVRSLVTALTFFLPDVPEFNEGELGQVIRLRHFKGVGEISLFRSHTDMERKAWPAGFEFSRLKANLLQPVDEIRAGDIYAMRTPFETELGQILKVTPEGRSDLIPQSDQGERPHASIRDKYQPLLQTRVECLGSEDYHHVEKSLNTLSRMDPSFRVQKDDGGFWYLHTVGEVQLDVLLARLKREFGCEVRAGSPEVRWQERLCRDVGPVENTFQLGPHKISIKLSATPLDSDAHDIRLSAEFLETAPREILAGVRSALLESTEVGILGKGALVGVCFEVHEFTWTEGALPPMIKKACADAVTKLIKPADVQLYEPIMELSLECPVNFAGLVTGDIQARDGKVKEIGGDGKTHFLKADIPLRKIFGYATGVRSISKGTALYSMKLLGYRPATV; from the coding sequence ATGTCGCAGCCGATACGGAATATTGCCATTTTGGCCCACGTGGATGCCGGGAAGACGACTCTTTCCGAGCGAATCCTGTTTGCGGCGGGGGAGGTGCGCCGACCCGGCCGCGTCGAGGACGGCCTAGCGACGATGGACTACATGCCCGAGGAAAAGGAGCGAGGCATCACCATCGAGAGCGGCGTGGCGCATTTTGAATGGAAGGATTCCTGGTTTAACTTTATCGATACGCCGGGACATGTGGACTTTGGAGCCGAGGTCGACATGGCTCTCTCGGCTGTGGAGGGCGCCGTCCTGGTGGTGAGCGCCGCGAGCGGTGTGGAAACTCAGACGATTGCTGCATTCAAAAAGTTGCGCGAGGCGGGGGTGCGGACAATCCTGTTTGTGAACAAACTTGATAATCCCGACTATTCGCTTGATGACACTCTGATTAATATTGAAGAAATCCTGGGTGTACGCCCGGTGCTGATGACGCTCCCGCAATACGAGAACGGCCGCATGACGGGCGTTCTCGATGTGCTCAGCCAGAGCCGCCTCACGCATTCCGACATCGGGGAGGAAGTCGTTGATGACGGCTGGAACGTGGAAGACGGCTGGGATGGATCCCGCGAACTCAAGCAGCACTACGCCGAGGCGGTGGAATTTGCGAGCAATTTTGACGACGAGATTTTGAAGCTTGCCATGGATGGCAAGCGGGTTCCGCCCAAGATGCTCCTGCGGGGCCTCAAGGCGCTGGCCAACAGCGATGATTACGCGCTTTGCTATGCAGGCTCTGCGATGGAAGGCTTTGGCGTTCGCAGCCTCGTGACAGCGCTGACGTTCTTTTTGCCCGATGTCCCCGAATTTAACGAAGGCGAACTCGGCCAGGTTATCCGTTTGCGGCATTTCAAGGGTGTTGGCGAAATTTCCCTTTTCCGCAGCCATACCGACATGGAACGCAAGGCATGGCCTGCGGGTTTTGAGTTTTCGCGTCTCAAGGCGAACTTGTTGCAACCTGTCGATGAGATCCGCGCAGGCGATATTTACGCCATGCGCACCCCGTTCGAAACGGAGCTGGGACAAATCCTCAAAGTGACGCCCGAAGGGCGGAGCGACCTCATACCTCAAAGCGACCAAGGGGAGCGACCTCATGCCTCAATCCGTGACAAATACCAGCCTCTGTTGCAGACGCGCGTGGAATGCCTCGGTTCCGAAGACTACCATCATGTGGAAAAAAGTCTGAATACGCTCAGCCGCATGGACCCGAGTTTCCGCGTGCAAAAAGACGATGGCGGTTTTTGGTACTTGCATACCGTGGGCGAGGTGCAGCTGGACGTGTTGCTTGCCCGCCTCAAACGTGAATTTGGTTGCGAAGTGCGAGCCGGTAGCCCCGAAGTCCGTTGGCAAGAACGTTTGTGCCGTGATGTCGGCCCTGTCGAGAATACTTTCCAACTCGGCCCGCACAAGATTTCGATTAAACTTTCTGCAACTCCGCTTGACAGCGACGCACATGATATCCGTCTTTCTGCCGAATTTTTGGAGACCGCACCCCGCGAGATTTTGGCGGGTGTTCGTTCGGCTCTCCTGGAATCGACTGAAGTGGGAATCCTTGGCAAGGGAGCCCTTGTCGGTGTTTGCTTCGAAGTCCATGAATTTACATGGACCGAAGGGGCGCTCCCGCCCATGATCAAGAAGGCGTGCGCCGATGCCGTGACCAAGCTGATTAAGCCGGCCGATGTGCAATTGTACGAACCCATCATGGAACTTTCTCTGGAATGCCCAGTGAATTTCGCAGGGCTTGTGACTGGCGACATCCAGGCCCGTGACGGCAAGGTGAAGGAAATTGGCGGTGACGGCAAGACGCACTTTTTGAAAGCCGACATCCCGCTCCGCAAAATATTCGGTTATGCGACAGGCGTCCGCAGCATCAGCAAAGGCACTGCGCTTTACAGCATGAAATTGCTTGGATATCGCCCAGCAACTGTGTAA
- a CDS encoding fibrobacter succinogenes major paralogous domain-containing protein, producing MKNLLVLFMALCVASPVFAAKGKHAAKARPAEFKDPRDKQSYRLVKIDGREWFGDNLNFKAENSYCYDDSDDNCMAYGRLYTWDAAKKACPAGFRLPNQEDFESLWTAAGADFNAAYLLKTTYGWKGETNGNDTLKFSAMPAGNRFDDETYGNMSKFAFFWSDYAEDGSGDARVWFMTNKSMGFSYSSKPKIFGFSVRCVR from the coding sequence ATGAAAAATCTTCTTGTGCTTTTTATGGCGCTTTGTGTTGCATCGCCTGTGTTTGCGGCAAAGGGCAAGCATGCCGCGAAGGCCCGCCCTGCGGAATTCAAGGATCCTCGCGATAAGCAGAGTTACCGCCTTGTAAAGATTGATGGCCGGGAATGGTTTGGCGATAACCTGAATTTCAAGGCCGAAAACAGCTACTGCTACGACGACAGCGATGACAACTGCATGGCCTATGGCCGGCTTTATACATGGGATGCTGCGAAAAAGGCTTGCCCGGCTGGATTCCGCTTGCCGAACCAGGAAGATTTCGAGAGTTTGTGGACTGCTGCCGGTGCCGATTTCAATGCTGCCTACCTTTTAAAGACAACGTACGGCTGGAAGGGCGAAACGAATGGAAACGATACGCTCAAGTTCAGCGCCATGCCTGCTGGCAACCGCTTTGACGACGAAACCTATGGCAATATGAGCAAGTTCGCCTTTTTCTGGAGTGATTACGCAGAAGATGGCTCCGGCGATGCTCGCGTATGGTTCATGACCAACAAATCCATGGGCTTCAGCTATTCTTCCAAGCCCAAGATTTTCGGATTTTCGGTGCGTTGCGTCCGTTAG
- a CDS encoding phosphatidate cytidylyltransferase has protein sequence MNNLAVRLLFAAVAIPVALFCIWFNDISRIFLMCFLGGIGAWEWAKMVGKMYKGPDMRYLSLASAVAFMLAWVFSKGGFFGCAAVPAVMGPTAVFILGIYIAIGFAKVDIASLFPWLVLHLGAPLYLGLWGGASILLLGSGQGFEHCYAFLLVLLSMWICDSVAYFFGKFAAGKGPFGRHAFAPSISPKKTWEGSVAGTITTIAFVAYFAPGALASFNVQITLPVGIALGFLIAAAGQAGDLLMSALKRWSGTKDSGTIFVGHGGVLDRFDSFFLAAPTLYLVLDFLQKIS, from the coding sequence ATGAATAACTTGGCTGTTCGCCTCCTATTTGCGGCGGTGGCAATTCCCGTCGCTCTTTTTTGTATTTGGTTCAACGACATCTCTCGAATTTTCTTGATGTGCTTCCTGGGCGGCATCGGCGCTTGGGAATGGGCGAAGATGGTCGGGAAGATGTACAAAGGGCCCGACATGCGTTACCTTTCGCTGGCATCGGCGGTGGCGTTCATGTTGGCGTGGGTATTCTCCAAAGGGGGCTTTTTCGGTTGTGCCGCTGTCCCCGCAGTCATGGGGCCCACGGCCGTTTTCATTCTCGGTATTTATATAGCGATTGGCTTTGCGAAGGTCGATATCGCCAGTCTCTTCCCTTGGCTTGTGTTGCACCTTGGAGCTCCGCTGTATCTTGGATTGTGGGGCGGAGCAAGCATCCTTCTTTTAGGTTCTGGCCAAGGTTTTGAGCACTGCTATGCATTCTTGCTTGTGCTCCTGTCCATGTGGATTTGCGATTCTGTCGCTTACTTTTTCGGAAAATTTGCGGCCGGTAAAGGGCCGTTCGGCAGGCACGCATTTGCCCCGTCCATCAGCCCCAAGAAAACATGGGAAGGCTCGGTTGCTGGGACAATCACCACAATTGCCTTTGTCGCCTATTTTGCACCTGGTGCCCTCGCCAGCTTCAATGTGCAGATAACACTGCCGGTGGGCATCGCTCTCGGATTTTTAATTGCAGCCGCCGGCCAAGCGGGCGACCTGCTAATGAGCGCACTCAAGCGTTGGAGCGGGACAAAGGATTCCGGCACGATTTTCGTCGGTCATGGCGGTGTGCTCGACCGTTTTGATTCGTTCTTCCTTGCAGCTCCGACTCTTTACTTGGTTCTGGATTTCTTGCAGAAAATTTCGTAG
- a CDS encoding DNA methylase — MSSRTYAAIDLKSFFASVECILRGLDPLTAKLVVADESRTEKTICLAVTPALKAYGIPGRARLFEVNQKVREVERRTGEKVEFLIAKPQMAKYVEYSTKVYNVYLKYVSAEDIHAYSIDECFLDLTRYLKLYKKPARELVKTIIQDVFTTTGITATGGIGTNLYLCKIAMDVMAKHVEADEDGVRIAELDEMSYRKQLWSHRPITSFWQVGRGIAERLEKCYLNGGRGIRTMGDIARVSVKNPEGLYKLFGVNAELLIDHAWGYEPCTIADIKKAKPRSQSTGEGQVLQDPYSFEKARLVVREMVDTVSMTLVSHDLVTNAMVLTVGYDRENVDKGIYHGETVQDFYGRTIPKPAHGTANIGYYTSSQTVMAEAVMKLFDRIVDPKLTVRRLNLVAADIVDASYEQYDLFTDVQKQQREKKRLKAELLIKKRFGKNAIVKGMDLQEGATTIERNGQIGGHRA; from the coding sequence ATGTCCTCCCGTACCTACGCTGCCATAGACCTTAAATCCTTCTTTGCTTCGGTGGAATGTATCCTTCGGGGGTTGGACCCGCTTACGGCGAAACTCGTGGTGGCTGACGAAAGCCGTACCGAGAAGACGATTTGCCTTGCGGTGACGCCTGCGCTCAAGGCCTACGGAATTCCGGGGCGTGCGCGCCTTTTCGAGGTGAACCAGAAGGTGCGCGAGGTGGAACGCCGTACGGGCGAGAAGGTCGAGTTTTTGATTGCGAAACCGCAGATGGCGAAGTACGTGGAGTATTCCACGAAGGTCTACAATGTTTACCTGAAGTACGTGAGTGCCGAGGATATCCACGCCTATTCCATTGACGAATGTTTCTTGGATTTGACGCGTTACCTCAAGTTGTACAAGAAGCCTGCGCGTGAACTGGTGAAGACGATTATCCAGGACGTGTTCACGACCACGGGAATTACGGCGACGGGCGGAATCGGCACGAACCTTTACCTGTGCAAGATTGCGATGGACGTGATGGCAAAGCATGTGGAAGCCGACGAAGACGGCGTGCGCATCGCGGAACTCGACGAGATGAGCTACCGCAAACAGTTGTGGTCGCATCGCCCGATTACGAGTTTTTGGCAGGTTGGCCGAGGCATTGCGGAGCGATTGGAAAAATGTTATTTGAACGGGGGGCGCGGAATCCGCACGATGGGCGATATCGCCCGTGTGAGCGTCAAGAATCCTGAGGGCCTGTACAAGCTTTTCGGCGTGAATGCGGAACTGTTGATTGACCATGCGTGGGGTTACGAGCCTTGCACCATTGCCGACATCAAGAAGGCGAAACCGCGTAGCCAAAGCACGGGCGAGGGCCAGGTGCTGCAAGACCCGTACAGCTTCGAGAAGGCGCGTCTCGTGGTGCGCGAAATGGTCGATACGGTGTCGATGACGCTGGTATCGCACGACCTGGTGACGAATGCCATGGTGTTGACCGTCGGTTACGACCGCGAGAATGTAGACAAGGGAATTTACCATGGCGAGACGGTGCAGGATTTTTACGGGCGGACAATCCCGAAGCCTGCGCATGGGACGGCAAATATCGGCTACTATACGAGTTCGCAGACTGTGATGGCAGAAGCGGTGATGAAGCTTTTCGACCGCATCGTGGACCCGAAATTGACAGTGCGCCGCTTGAACCTTGTGGCAGCGGACATCGTGGATGCAAGTTACGAGCAGTACGACCTGTTTACCGATGTGCAGAAACAGCAACGCGAAAAGAAGCGCCTGAAGGCAGAACTCCTTATCAAGAAGCGTTTTGGCAAGAACGCCATCGTGAAGGGCATGGATTTGCAGGAAGGAGCCACGACCATCGAGAGGAATGGACAAATCGGAGGGCATCGTGCTTGA